In Paraburkholderia caballeronis, the following proteins share a genomic window:
- the hpnJ gene encoding hopanoid biosynthesis associated radical SAM protein HpnJ, which yields MTKKTLFLQAPSYDGFDGGAGSRYQAKREIRSFWYPTWLAQPAAMVPGSRVLDAPADGLSVADTLRIADDYDLVIIHTSTPSFPSDAMFAQELKKRRPATLIGMVGAKVAVDPHNSLTATDAIDFVCREEFDYTCQEIAEGRPFSEILGLSYRAQDGSIEHNAARPMIEDMDELPFVAPVYKRDLKIKNYFIGYLNYPYVSIYTGRGCKSRCTFCLWPQTVGGHRYRTRSVASVLEEVTWIRDNLPEVKEIMFDDDTFTDDLPRVEEIARGLGKLGVTWSCNAKANVPYDTLKVMKDNGLRLLLVGYESGDDQILVNIKKGLRTDFARRFNADCHKLGIKIHGTFILGLPGETQDTIRKTIDYAKEINPHTIQVSLAAPYPGTTLYRQAVENGWLEENKVVNLVSKEGVQLAAIGYPHLSREDIYHQLEAFYREFYFRPSKIWEIVREMLTSWEMMQRRLREGVEFFRFLRAHEA from the coding sequence ATGACGAAAAAAACGCTGTTTTTGCAGGCCCCTTCGTACGACGGCTTCGACGGCGGCGCTGGCTCGCGCTACCAGGCGAAACGCGAGATCCGCTCGTTCTGGTATCCGACGTGGCTCGCGCAGCCCGCCGCGATGGTCCCCGGCAGCCGCGTGCTCGACGCGCCGGCCGATGGCCTGTCGGTCGCGGATACGCTGAGGATCGCGGACGACTACGACCTCGTGATCATCCACACCAGCACGCCGTCGTTCCCGAGCGACGCGATGTTCGCACAGGAGCTGAAGAAGCGCCGTCCGGCGACGCTCATCGGGATGGTCGGCGCGAAGGTCGCGGTCGATCCGCACAACTCGCTGACCGCAACCGACGCGATCGACTTCGTGTGCCGCGAGGAGTTCGACTACACCTGCCAGGAGATCGCGGAGGGCAGGCCGTTCAGCGAGATCCTCGGCCTGTCGTATCGCGCGCAGGATGGCTCGATCGAGCACAACGCGGCGCGGCCGATGATCGAGGACATGGACGAACTGCCGTTCGTCGCGCCGGTCTACAAGCGCGACCTGAAAATCAAAAACTACTTCATCGGCTATCTGAACTATCCATACGTGTCGATCTACACCGGACGCGGCTGCAAGTCGCGCTGCACATTCTGCCTGTGGCCGCAGACGGTCGGCGGGCATCGTTACCGCACGCGTTCGGTCGCGAGCGTGCTCGAAGAGGTGACGTGGATTCGCGACAACCTGCCGGAAGTGAAGGAGATCATGTTCGACGACGACACCTTCACCGACGACCTGCCGCGCGTCGAGGAGATCGCGCGCGGGTTGGGCAAGCTCGGCGTCACATGGTCGTGCAACGCGAAGGCGAATGTGCCGTACGACACGCTGAAGGTGATGAAGGACAACGGTCTGCGATTGCTGCTGGTCGGTTACGAGTCGGGCGACGACCAGATTCTGGTCAACATCAAGAAGGGCTTGCGCACGGATTTCGCGCGCCGCTTCAACGCGGACTGCCACAAGCTCGGCATCAAGATTCACGGCACGTTCATTCTCGGGCTGCCGGGCGAGACGCAGGACACGATCCGCAAGACGATCGACTACGCGAAGGAAATCAATCCGCACACGATCCAGGTGTCGCTGGCCGCGCCGTATCCGGGCACGACGCTCTACAGGCAGGCGGTGGAGAACGGCTGGCTCGAAGAGAACAAGGTCGTCAACCTGGTGAGCAAGGAGGGGGTTCAACTGGCGGCGATCGGTTATCCGCATCTGTCGCGCGAGGACATCTATCACCAGCTTGAGGCGTTCTACCGCGAGTTCTATTTCCGCCCGTCGAAGATCTGGGAGATCGTGCGCGAGATGCTGACGAGTTGGGAGATGATGCAGCGACGCCTGCGCGAAGGCGTCGAGTTCTTCCGCTTCCTGCGCGCGCACGAGGCGTGA
- a CDS encoding ABC transporter substrate-binding protein: MLSTVRPFSGRRVAARRFAAALLAVSTLAAGLGVAPDAHAEGTIRVAEQFGIVYLLLNVARDQQLIEKEGRKEGLDIKVDWVKLSGGSAVNDALLSGSVDIAGAGVGPLLTIWDRTHGRQNVKGVASLGNLPYYLVSNNPNVKTIADFTDKDRIALPAVSVSVQSRVLQFAAAKRWGDKEYDRLDKLTVAVPHPDATAAIIAGGTEITGHFGNPPFQEQELAGNPKAHIVLNSYDVLGGPSSATVLYATEKFRNENPKTYRAFVNGLADAASFIAANPEAAADIYIRVNQAKTDRNLLLSVIRNPQVQFKVAPQNTYPLAQFMYRVGAIRNEPKSWKDYFFDDPATASGS; encoded by the coding sequence ATGCTGTCCACCGTTCGACCTTTCTCTGGCCGCCGCGTCGCCGCGCGCCGGTTCGCGGCCGCGCTGCTCGCCGTGTCCACCCTGGCCGCGGGCCTCGGCGTCGCGCCGGATGCGCATGCGGAAGGGACCATCCGCGTGGCCGAACAGTTCGGCATCGTGTATCTGCTGCTGAACGTCGCGCGCGACCAGCAACTGATCGAGAAGGAAGGCCGCAAGGAAGGGCTCGACATCAAGGTGGACTGGGTGAAGCTGTCCGGCGGCTCGGCCGTCAACGACGCGCTGCTGAGCGGCTCGGTTGACATCGCCGGCGCGGGCGTCGGTCCGCTCTTGACGATCTGGGACCGCACCCACGGCCGGCAGAACGTGAAGGGCGTCGCGTCGCTCGGCAACCTGCCTTATTACCTCGTATCGAACAATCCGAACGTGAAGACGATCGCCGACTTCACCGACAAGGACCGCATCGCGCTGCCGGCCGTGTCGGTGTCGGTGCAGTCGCGCGTATTGCAGTTCGCCGCCGCGAAACGCTGGGGCGACAAGGAATACGACCGGCTCGACAAGCTGACCGTCGCGGTCCCGCATCCGGACGCGACCGCCGCGATCATCGCGGGCGGCACCGAGATCACCGGTCACTTCGGCAACCCGCCGTTCCAGGAGCAGGAACTGGCCGGCAATCCGAAGGCGCACATCGTGCTGAACTCGTACGACGTGCTCGGCGGCCCCAGCTCGGCGACCGTGCTGTATGCGACCGAGAAGTTCCGCAACGAGAATCCGAAGACGTATCGCGCGTTCGTGAACGGCCTCGCGGATGCGGCGAGCTTCATCGCCGCGAATCCGGAAGCCGCCGCGGACATCTACATCCGCGTGAACCAGGCGAAGACCGACCGCAACCTGCTGCTGTCGGTGATCCGCAACCCGCAGGTGCAGTTCAAGGTCGCGCCGCAGAATACATATCCGCTCGCGCAGTTCATGTATCGGGTCGGCGCGATCCGCAACGAGCCGAAGTCGTGGAAGGACTACTTCTTCGACGATCCGGCGACCGCGTCGGGAAGTTGA
- a CDS encoding YciI family protein produces the protein MPYMIETWDKPNHAHVRERERPAHLAFLAQHTEKLLACGPKLNDDGQGAHGSLYVLDVDTRDEAERFIAADPYALAELFERVSVVRWRKAYLDGRSYL, from the coding sequence ATGCCGTACATGATCGAAACGTGGGACAAGCCGAACCATGCACACGTGCGCGAACGCGAGCGGCCCGCGCATCTCGCGTTCCTCGCGCAACACACTGAGAAGCTGCTCGCGTGCGGCCCGAAGCTGAACGACGACGGCCAGGGCGCGCACGGCAGCCTCTATGTGCTCGACGTCGACACGCGCGACGAAGCGGAGCGCTTCATCGCCGCCGATCCGTACGCGCTGGCCGAGCTTTTCGAGCGCGTGTCGGTCGTCCGCTGGCGCAAGGCTTATCTCGACGGCCGCAGCTATCTGTAA
- a CDS encoding LysR family transcriptional regulator produces MLDIRQLHYFVAVAEEEHVGRAAERLHISQSPLSRQIAQLEERLGLTLFERSQQRIRLTADGRTFLAEAQAFLTHANRLESLARRLGRGDEGGLCIGYLENAMHSGVLPNALRALRAQRPAVHIALYNYHSAEQLEGLRQRSLDIALVCEPPATDDPDLDCAQVLNDPMLLAVPDGHPFARAKQFTPDDLAAQKWIGVMHKETALRHDLFVAACAKAGFTPDITMQATEPLAALGLVAAGLGVTMIQQSLRHQAPDGVVLHELPWFSYRTPLWAAWHRVNLRPLVGSFRETLLQTRAVVAPVSGATPKRGSRRAKRATASA; encoded by the coding sequence ATGCTGGACATTCGCCAACTCCATTATTTCGTCGCGGTCGCCGAGGAAGAGCACGTCGGGCGCGCGGCCGAACGCCTGCACATTTCGCAGTCGCCGCTCAGCCGGCAGATCGCGCAGCTCGAAGAGCGGCTCGGGCTGACGTTGTTCGAACGCTCGCAGCAGCGCATTCGCCTGACGGCGGATGGGCGCACGTTCCTGGCGGAAGCGCAGGCGTTTCTCACGCACGCGAACCGGCTCGAATCGCTCGCGCGGCGGCTCGGCCGCGGCGACGAGGGCGGCCTGTGCATCGGCTACCTCGAAAACGCAATGCATTCGGGCGTGCTGCCGAATGCGCTGCGCGCGTTGCGCGCGCAACGGCCCGCCGTGCATATCGCGCTGTACAACTATCATTCGGCGGAACAGCTCGAAGGGCTGCGTCAGCGCAGTCTCGACATCGCGCTCGTCTGCGAGCCGCCCGCTACCGACGATCCCGATCTCGACTGCGCGCAGGTGCTGAACGACCCGATGCTGCTCGCGGTGCCGGACGGTCATCCGTTTGCGCGCGCGAAGCAGTTCACGCCGGACGACCTTGCCGCGCAGAAGTGGATCGGCGTGATGCACAAGGAAACCGCGCTGCGGCACGATCTTTTCGTCGCCGCGTGCGCGAAGGCCGGTTTCACGCCGGACATCACGATGCAGGCGACCGAGCCGCTCGCGGCGCTCGGCCTCGTCGCGGCCGGGCTCGGCGTGACGATGATCCAGCAGAGCCTGCGCCACCAGGCGCCGGACGGCGTGGTGCTGCACGAACTGCCGTGGTTCAGCTACCGGACGCCGCTGTGGGCCGCGTGGCATCGCGTGAATCTGCGGCCGCTCGTCGGCAGTTTCCGCGAGACGCTGTTGCAGACCCGTGCGGTTGTCGCGCCGGTTTCCGGCGCGACGCCGAAGCGCGGCAGCCGGCGTGCGAAGCGCGCGACGGCCTCGGCGTGA
- a CDS encoding aldo/keto reductase produces the protein MSIKDKLPAGTVLGFGTAPLGNMFRNIPDAEAAATVDAAWQHGIRYFDTAPFYGAGLAELRLGDALAAHRRDDYVLSTKVGRVILDEVEDTSARDLGEKGGLFEFGRPNRMVNDYSADATLRSIDDSLKRLRTDRLDIVWVHDMAQDFYGDEWLAQFEIARKGAFRVLTRLREEGVIRAWGLGVNRVEPCELTLDLAEANPDGFLLAGRYTLLDHERALQRLMPGALAQNVEIVVGGPYSSGVLAGGTHFEYQQASPEILAKVERIRAIAARYGVPVKAAALRFSLAHPATAAVIPGASRPERIAEDQAALKVEIPADFWREMREQELVAANAPLPIDR, from the coding sequence ATGAGCATCAAGGACAAATTGCCCGCCGGCACCGTGCTCGGTTTCGGCACCGCGCCGCTCGGCAACATGTTTCGCAATATCCCGGACGCGGAGGCGGCCGCGACCGTCGACGCCGCGTGGCAGCACGGCATCCGCTACTTCGACACCGCGCCGTTCTACGGCGCGGGGCTCGCCGAACTGCGGCTCGGCGACGCGCTCGCCGCGCATCGGCGCGACGACTACGTGCTGAGCACCAAGGTCGGCCGCGTGATCCTCGACGAGGTCGAGGACACCAGCGCGCGCGACCTCGGTGAAAAAGGCGGCCTGTTCGAATTCGGCCGCCCGAACCGGATGGTCAACGACTATTCGGCCGACGCGACGCTGCGCTCGATCGACGACAGCCTGAAGCGTCTGCGCACCGATCGGCTCGACATCGTCTGGGTGCACGACATGGCGCAGGACTTCTACGGCGACGAATGGCTCGCGCAGTTCGAGATCGCGCGCAAGGGCGCGTTCCGCGTGCTGACGCGGCTGCGCGAAGAAGGCGTGATCCGCGCATGGGGTCTCGGCGTGAACCGCGTCGAGCCGTGCGAACTGACGCTCGATCTCGCGGAAGCGAACCCGGACGGCTTCCTGCTGGCCGGCCGCTACACGCTGCTCGACCACGAACGCGCATTGCAGCGGCTGATGCCGGGCGCGCTCGCCCAGAACGTCGAGATCGTCGTCGGCGGGCCTTACAGCTCGGGCGTGCTCGCGGGCGGCACGCACTTCGAATATCAGCAGGCGTCGCCGGAGATTCTCGCGAAGGTCGAGCGCATCCGCGCGATCGCCGCGCGTTACGGGGTGCCGGTCAAGGCGGCCGCGCTGCGCTTCTCGCTCGCGCATCCGGCGACTGCCGCGGTGATTCCGGGCGCGAGCCGTCCGGAACGGATCGCCGAGGATCAGGCCGCGCTGAAGGTCGAGATTCCGGCGGACTTCTGGCGCGAAATGCGCGAACAGGAACTCGTCGCGGCGAATGCGCCGCTGCCGATCGATCGTTGA
- a CDS encoding ABC transporter permease, translated as MSTPHPLTPPVRAEYERPLEPVGDLAVETPLPFAKRLASQSWLRKALIALVLIGAWEALARAMDNDLLLPTFGATAVAFVQGVLSGELLQKTAVSMSVLLRGYLLGVACAFVLTSLAVSTRIGRDLLSMLTAMFNPLPSIALLPLALLWFGLGTGSLLFVLVHAVLWPLALNTYSGFQAVPQTLRMTGRNYGLTGLRHVVLILVPAALPSILAGLRVGWAFAWRTLIAAELVFGASSGNGGLGWYIFQNRNELYTDRVFAGLAAVILIGLLVEHLVFDTLERLTVRRWGVQH; from the coding sequence ATGAGCACGCCTCATCCGCTGACGCCGCCGGTGCGCGCCGAATACGAGCGGCCGCTGGAGCCGGTCGGCGACCTCGCGGTGGAGACGCCGCTGCCGTTCGCGAAGCGGCTCGCATCGCAGTCGTGGCTGCGCAAGGCGCTGATCGCGCTGGTGCTGATCGGCGCATGGGAGGCGCTCGCGCGCGCGATGGACAACGACCTGCTGCTGCCGACGTTCGGCGCGACCGCGGTCGCGTTCGTGCAGGGCGTCCTGTCGGGCGAGTTGTTGCAGAAAACCGCCGTGTCGATGTCGGTGCTGCTGCGCGGTTATCTGCTCGGCGTCGCGTGCGCGTTCGTGCTGACGTCGCTTGCGGTGTCGACGCGCATCGGCCGCGATCTGCTGTCGATGCTGACCGCGATGTTCAACCCGCTGCCGTCGATCGCGCTGCTCCCGCTCGCGCTGCTGTGGTTCGGGCTCGGCACCGGCAGTCTGCTGTTCGTACTCGTGCATGCGGTGCTGTGGCCGCTCGCGCTGAACACGTATTCGGGTTTCCAGGCGGTGCCGCAGACGCTGCGGATGACCGGCCGCAACTACGGGCTGACCGGGCTGCGCCATGTCGTGCTGATCCTCGTGCCGGCCGCGCTGCCGTCGATCCTCGCGGGGCTGCGGGTCGGCTGGGCGTTCGCGTGGCGCACGCTGATCGCGGCGGAACTGGTGTTCGGCGCGAGCAGCGGCAATGGCGGCCTCGGCTGGTACATCTTTCAGAACCGTAATGAGCTTTACACCGATCGCGTGTTCGCGGGCCTCGCGGCGGTGATCCTGATCGGGCTGCTCGTCGAGCATCTGGTGTTCGACACGCTGGAGCGGCTGACCGTGCGCCGCTGGGGCGTGCAGCACTGA
- the hpnI gene encoding bacteriohopanetetrol glucosamine biosynthesis glycosyltransferase HpnI — translation MCFAVGAALVVALAASFPASAVARAAAHGCAALAVACGVCAVLGIVYTSLTTLLVGRFFSRSAPVPATFPSVTLVKPLHGDEWNLEHNLASFFEQDYPGPVQFLFGVHDPGDAALNAVDALQRRYPHAHVTVVADPRLHGLNRKISNLINMLPVAQHDVLCFTDSDVTAAPDFLRNVVGELQQPGVGLVTCLYRGLCQPGFWPRLSAAATNYQFVPGVIAGLAIGRARPCFGQTIAMTRDMLERIGGLSRFASHLAEDNAIGEAIRSTGATVAIPPFLVRHACVETTFARLFSHELRWSRTIRAVDRLGHLGSALIYPLAFALLAALLSGGADWSWPLVAFALVARALLKWQVDRVAGERPRGLWVLPISDIVSFAIFVTSFLSARVVWRGVDFGVDGKGQLYPLRND, via the coding sequence ATGTGTTTCGCGGTCGGCGCGGCGCTCGTTGTCGCGCTGGCCGCGAGTTTTCCGGCGTCGGCCGTCGCTCGCGCGGCCGCGCATGGCTGCGCCGCGCTGGCCGTCGCGTGCGGCGTCTGCGCGGTGCTCGGCATCGTCTACACGTCGTTGACCACGCTGCTCGTCGGTCGCTTCTTCTCGCGTTCCGCGCCCGTGCCGGCCACGTTTCCATCGGTCACGCTGGTGAAGCCGCTGCACGGCGACGAGTGGAACCTCGAACACAACCTCGCCAGTTTTTTCGAGCAGGACTACCCAGGGCCGGTGCAGTTCCTGTTCGGCGTGCACGATCCGGGCGACGCTGCGTTGAATGCGGTCGACGCGTTGCAGCGGCGTTATCCGCACGCGCACGTGACGGTCGTCGCCGATCCGCGCCTGCATGGGCTGAACCGCAAGATCAGCAACCTGATTAACATGCTGCCGGTCGCGCAGCACGACGTGCTGTGCTTCACCGACAGCGACGTGACCGCCGCGCCGGACTTCCTGCGCAACGTGGTCGGCGAGCTTCAGCAGCCGGGCGTCGGGCTCGTCACGTGCCTGTATCGCGGGCTGTGCCAGCCGGGTTTCTGGCCGCGTCTTTCGGCAGCGGCGACGAACTACCAGTTCGTGCCGGGTGTCATCGCGGGCCTCGCGATCGGGCGCGCGCGACCGTGCTTCGGGCAGACGATCGCGATGACGCGCGACATGCTCGAACGCATCGGCGGACTGTCGCGGTTCGCGTCGCATCTCGCGGAGGACAACGCGATCGGCGAGGCGATCCGCAGCACCGGCGCGACGGTCGCGATTCCGCCGTTCCTCGTCCGGCACGCATGCGTCGAGACGACCTTCGCGCGGCTGTTCTCGCACGAACTGCGCTGGAGCCGCACGATACGCGCGGTGGACCGGCTCGGCCACCTCGGCTCGGCGCTGATCTATCCGCTCGCGTTCGCGCTGCTCGCGGCGCTGCTGTCCGGCGGCGCGGACTGGTCGTGGCCGCTCGTGGCGTTCGCGCTCGTCGCGCGCGCTCTGCTGAAATGGCAGGTCGATCGCGTGGCCGGCGAGCGGCCCCGCGGGTTGTGGGTGCTGCCGATCTCCGATATCGTGTCCTTTGCGATTTTCGTGACCAGCTTCCTTTCCGCCCGCGTCGTGTGGCGCGGCGTCGACTTCGGCGTCGACGGGAAAGGCCAGCTTTATCCGCTGCGGAACGATTGA
- a CDS encoding ABC transporter ATP-binding protein: MGASASAAFIDSTPLTVPAATAATAAAAAAAASGRLLSVDRVSLEYRTRERIVRATHNVSFDVYGGDRFVLLGPSGCGKSTLLKAVAGFIPPVSGTISLGGEPVRGPGADRIVVFQEFDQLPPWKTVLQNVAFPLRVAKKLGRTEANGLALHYLEKVGLASFANAYPHTLSGGMKQRVAIARALAMQPRVLLMDEPFAALDALTRRKMQEELLRLWDDVRFTLLFVTHSIEEALIVGNRILLLSPHPGRVRAELNSHQYTHDSAGQDTFRDSVAHIHRLLFEETGAAS; this comes from the coding sequence ATGGGCGCTTCCGCTTCGGCCGCTTTCATCGATTCCACGCCGCTTACCGTTCCCGCGGCGACGGCTGCGACCGCTGCCGCGGCGGCCGCCGCAGCCAGCGGCCGGCTGCTGTCGGTCGATCGCGTGAGCCTCGAATACCGGACCCGCGAACGCATCGTGCGCGCGACGCACAACGTCAGCTTCGACGTGTACGGTGGCGACCGCTTCGTGCTGCTCGGGCCGTCGGGCTGCGGCAAGTCCACGTTGCTGAAGGCGGTCGCGGGGTTTATCCCGCCGGTGTCCGGCACGATCTCGCTCGGCGGCGAGCCGGTGCGCGGGCCGGGGGCGGACCGGATCGTGGTGTTCCAGGAATTCGACCAGTTGCCGCCGTGGAAAACGGTGCTGCAGAACGTGGCATTTCCGCTGCGCGTCGCGAAGAAGCTCGGCCGCACGGAAGCGAACGGGCTGGCGCTGCACTATCTGGAGAAGGTCGGGCTCGCGTCGTTTGCGAATGCCTATCCGCATACGCTGTCCGGCGGCATGAAGCAGCGCGTCGCAATTGCGCGCGCGCTCGCGATGCAGCCGCGCGTGCTGCTGATGGACGAGCCGTTCGCCGCGCTCGACGCGCTCACGCGCCGCAAGATGCAGGAGGAACTGCTGCGCCTGTGGGACGACGTGCGCTTCACGCTGCTGTTCGTCACGCATTCGATCGAGGAGGCGCTGATCGTCGGCAACCGGATCCTGCTGCTGTCGCCGCACCCGGGGCGCGTGCGCGCGGAACTGAACAGCCATCAATACACGCACGACAGCGCCGGTCAGGACACGTTCCGTGACAGCGTTGCGCACATTCATCGTTTGCTGTTCGAGGAAACGGGAGCCGCGTCATGA
- a CDS encoding glycosyltransferase family 2 protein, with amino-acid sequence MSSTGKVSIVVPCFNQERFIGETLQSVAAQGYRDWECIVVDDGSTDGSADIIASFVQSDPRFRYIHKPNSGVAASRNLGFAHATGSYFLPLDGDDRLHPDFLASVMDCFGRHPAATLVHCRTRLFGAKNRIWRLPDYSYEKLLLQNMLVNSAVFRRDAFERSGGYSEEMVHGFEDWEFYVRLLDPQSEVRLVKKPLFYYRVKEVSRTTEQIQSGRVEESMRLIYARNSERYRAISHNPIGVFSRRMKDFAPTFTARYKRQITYLHTAYLLVIVSLVGILVTTLVSEPKSPLAGALHLRSRSLPPPPN; translated from the coding sequence ATGTCCAGCACGGGTAAGGTTTCAATCGTCGTTCCCTGCTTCAACCAGGAACGATTCATCGGGGAAACGCTGCAATCGGTCGCGGCGCAGGGCTATCGCGACTGGGAGTGCATCGTCGTGGACGACGGTTCGACCGACGGTTCCGCCGACATCATCGCGTCGTTCGTCCAGAGCGACCCGCGATTCCGCTACATCCACAAGCCGAACAGCGGCGTCGCCGCGTCGCGCAACCTGGGCTTCGCGCATGCGACGGGCAGCTACTTCCTGCCGCTCGACGGCGACGACCGGCTCCACCCGGACTTCCTGGCATCCGTGATGGACTGCTTCGGCAGGCATCCCGCCGCGACGCTGGTTCACTGCCGCACGCGTCTCTTCGGCGCGAAGAATCGCATCTGGCGACTGCCCGACTATTCGTACGAGAAGCTGCTACTTCAGAACATGCTCGTGAATTCGGCGGTCTTTCGGCGTGACGCGTTCGAGCGGTCCGGCGGTTATTCGGAGGAGATGGTTCACGGCTTCGAGGACTGGGAGTTCTACGTGCGCCTGCTCGATCCGCAGTCCGAGGTGCGGCTCGTGAAGAAGCCGTTGTTCTATTATCGCGTGAAGGAAGTGTCGCGCACGACCGAGCAGATCCAGTCGGGCCGCGTCGAGGAGTCGATGCGGCTCATCTACGCGCGCAACAGCGAACGGTATCGCGCGATTTCGCACAATCCGATCGGCGTGTTCTCGCGCCGGATGAAGGACTTCGCGCCGACGTTCACCGCGCGGTACAAACGGCAGATCACTTATCTTCATACCGCGTATCTGCTCGTGATCGTATCGCTCGTCGGCATTCTGGTGACGACGCTCGTCAGCGAACCGAAATCGCCGCTCGCCGGGGCGTTGCATTTGCGCAGCCGGTCATTGCCGCCGCCGCCGAATTGA
- a CDS encoding MetQ/NlpA family ABC transporter substrate-binding protein → MMKKSILSPILATLLFGFGVSLVQSSQAAEQTIRVGIMSGEDEDVWRVVAANAAKHGLAVKVTTFSDYTQPNEALSGRDLDANSFQHKPYLDAQVKARGYHIVPVGYTYVQPIGLYSVKVKSVADLPNGATIGVPNDPSNEGRSLLLLQAQGLITLSPNVGLLPTARDIAQNPKNIKIKELDAGIVGRAIGDLDAAVVNTDWAIKAGIKIPQQRIAQEQVPGNPYRNFIAVNEKDANAPWVHALVESYQQPNVAAEILSVYHGATLPAWDGAPH, encoded by the coding sequence ATGATGAAGAAAAGCATTCTCAGCCCGATCCTCGCCACGCTGCTGTTCGGCTTCGGCGTTTCGCTCGTTCAATCGTCGCAGGCCGCGGAGCAGACGATCCGCGTCGGCATCATGTCCGGCGAGGACGAGGACGTCTGGCGCGTGGTCGCGGCGAACGCGGCGAAGCACGGGCTCGCGGTGAAGGTGACGACGTTCTCCGACTACACGCAGCCGAACGAGGCGCTGTCCGGCCGCGATCTCGACGCGAACTCATTCCAGCACAAGCCGTATCTCGACGCGCAGGTGAAGGCGCGCGGCTACCACATCGTGCCGGTGGGTTATACCTACGTGCAGCCGATCGGCCTCTACTCGGTCAAGGTGAAGTCGGTCGCCGACCTGCCGAACGGCGCGACGATCGGCGTGCCGAACGACCCGAGCAACGAAGGGCGCTCGCTGCTTCTGCTGCAGGCGCAGGGTCTCATCACGCTGAGCCCGAACGTCGGCCTGCTGCCGACCGCGCGCGACATCGCGCAGAATCCGAAGAACATCAAGATCAAGGAACTCGACGCGGGCATCGTCGGCCGCGCGATCGGCGACCTGGACGCGGCGGTCGTCAACACGGACTGGGCGATCAAGGCGGGCATCAAGATTCCGCAGCAGCGGATCGCGCAGGAACAGGTGCCCGGCAATCCGTATCGCAACTTCATCGCGGTGAACGAGAAGGATGCGAACGCGCCGTGGGTGCATGCGCTCGTCGAGAGCTATCAGCAGCCCAACGTGGCCGCCGAGATTCTGAGCGTCTATCACGGCG
- a CDS encoding SRPBCC family protein translates to MAQAHASIEVPVSPDTVWQLIGGFGSLPDWLPYIPDSELSDGGRVRRLANPDGDAIVERLVAFDDADRSYSYAILQAPFPVTGYRATLRVRATDDAARAKVEWSGSFTPVGISDDDASRLFQRIYEEGLGALAKRLGAGD, encoded by the coding sequence ATGGCACAAGCCCATGCAAGCATCGAGGTGCCGGTCTCGCCGGATACCGTGTGGCAACTGATCGGCGGCTTCGGCTCGCTGCCGGACTGGCTGCCGTATATTCCGGATAGCGAACTGTCCGACGGCGGACGCGTGCGGCGGCTCGCGAATCCGGACGGCGACGCGATCGTCGAGCGGCTCGTCGCATTCGACGATGCGGATCGCAGCTATAGCTATGCGATCCTCCAGGCGCCGTTTCCGGTGACGGGCTATCGCGCGACGCTGCGCGTGCGGGCAACGGACGACGCGGCGCGCGCAAAGGTCGAATGGTCGGGCAGTTTTACGCCGGTCGGCATCAGCGACGATGACGCGAGCCGGTTGTTCCAGCGCATCTACGAGGAAGGGCTCGGTGCGCTTGCGAAGCGGCTGGGCGCGGGCGACTAG